The genomic window ACTTGCACTTCTAAGTACTTCTCaatttcctccacctcttcctcccAAAACTCCTTGGAAATGCTGAAGAGCTCTGTCATATTGATATCTGTCAGGCCCTTGAGATTGAAGGCATCTTCAGAAGGGATGTAACCAATGGGTGTGAGCTTAGCATTATCTTCTCCATTGATCCTATTGAAGATCCATTCCAGGACACGGGAATTCTCCCCATATCCTGGCCAGAGGAATTTGCCTTCCTTATCCTTCCGGAACCAGTTGACATGGAAGATCTTGGGCAGTTTGGTGGCTGGGCGCTGAGCCATACTGAGCCAATGAGCCAGATACTTCCCAAAGTTGTAGCCAAAGAAAGGTCTCATGGCAAATGGATCATGCATGATGACTTTGCCTATTAAACAAACATAGAGAAATATGAAATGACTATGTCTCTATTTAGCAACAATAATTCCTGATAAAagtaggtcagaaatttccaAGTCATTATAATAGCAAATAAATactgagtgagagacagagacagtatGAGTTATGATGAGAAGATCAACTttggagtcaaggagatctgACTCTGACAgatattagctatatgaccttgggccaatTATATTGTTGTCCTACCCTGTGCCCTGAGACTGTAAGTAGTGGAGCACCTAACTAAAGAATTTCCAGATctgaaccaagaaaaaaaaatatgataaagaAATATTACACAAGGTTGAGTGGGTAAATATGCTTAATATTTTAAACACTAATAGAAAAACTTGCTAGCAAACTCTATGGTTTACATTTCCCCCCCTTACCTTTGTGCTCAGCAGCTGCTGTTGCTTCTGATCGCATTGAGGCCCCAACAAATACTCCATGCTGCCAGCTCATGGATTCATAGACCAGAGGTACTCCTGAGCAAGAAAAAATGTACTTTAGTTTGGGATTCCACTCAAGTCCTGCTCAAACATGTCAGTACAATCTGGAAGTGACCCTTGCTCTCCAAAACTACATGACTAGGACATAAGTTCTGACAGATTCTACTAGGCTGGAAAGGTTGAGAGGAAAGGCATTCTAACTGACCATAGGACTGTCGACTGAGGACAGCCTAATTACGTGTGTTTGCTCAGTGACTCAAGCAGTACACACAATGAATCTGTCTTTTCTGTGCAACATTGTCCTAGAAGTTGAGAAATGCAATTTCCAATGGAAACACTGAACATTTTCCAGATTTCCCTATAAGTCATATATTAGGAGAGAGAGCATGGTGTGGTGGACAGAGTGACAGGCCAATAtttaggaagatctaagttcaaatcctgcctcttataATATGATAAATGGGTGAACCATTTAAGCTCTGTAACTGAAGTGGTTCTTTAGTATTTATCTGAGACAAAGATAGGTTGCAATATATACTGGTAGAGGGGGTTACTATGCCCACAACAGGAAAATCACAGGTCCTAATAATAACCCACATCTTCttctaattattaataaatgcCATTCTCACCAACAGGTCTACGGCCTCCAAAGATAATGCCCTCTATTGGAACTCCTTCTGGAGATTCCCAGGCAGGGTCAATGATGGGGCACTGATTTGCAGGAGTGCAGAATCGGGAATTGGCATGGGCACAAGGCTCTCCTGGGCAAAGCAAGAAGAGAAATGTGGGTTAGGAGCATATATTAGCAGCAATTTAGCATTTACATCATGGTCCTATCTGTGTGCTCTTACCATCCTCTGGAGTCCATTCCTTGTTTTTCCATGACGTAAGTGTAATACCTGGGCCTAAAGGCTCATCGATGCCTTCCCAGTAAACACCTCCATCACTTGTTTCTGCCACATTGGTAAAGATAGTGTTCTTCTGAATGGTCTTAATGGCATTGGGATTTGTTTTTACAGAAGTTCCAGGAGCAACTCCAAAAAATCCATTTTCTGGATTAATAGCCCTTAAGTTgcctgaaatttttaaaatattgaagtaGAGATGAatatgaaacaagcatttatacttGAAAACGTATTCTAATTAGGTTtaagcaaaacttttttttctttttctagccaAATTCAAAGcccttttttgtatttctctgtttctctctaaaTACCCATTTTATTCTGGAATTTAGGTTTGTTTTGCTTCTATAAAGCACTACATTAAATTTCAAGACTTGATCTTCAGATAACTTCCCATCAAACAACATTTTGATGGGTTACATATGTAAACAAACCATCAACATCCGGATTATATTTTAATCCAGATTTTTAATTAAGGGGAAATACTCTCAAAAATATACTTCTAACAGGACCATTTCTCATGGAAATAttcataaataatttaaaatgttttgaaatcaAAACCCCCAAGTTTTTGCCTGATCCCCACAGGCAATATGAAATAGTTACCTTGATCATCAAATTTCATCCAAGCTATATCATCACCAACGCATTCAATTTTCCACCCTGGGAGTGTTGGATTCATCATTGCTAAGTTAGTCTTTCCACAGGCACTGGGAAAAGCAGCAGCAAGGTACTTCTTCTTGCCCTCAGGATTCGTGATCCCCATGATCTGTTGAGATTTGGAATCTTTCAGGAACAGTCATTTGCCCCCTCCAGTATGTCTTTCAAAAGCAAAAGGAGGTGGGAGCCCCTACTTCTAAATATTTGATTTTAGATATTAGGTGCTCTTAGTGCTCTCCTTAGGGCCACTCTTCTCTGGAAACCTTAAAATAGCCTAACCATTATTTTAACATGCTCATCAAATGGAATTTCCCCATGTTTTCTGACTCATGCAAACCCCACTTTTGCATTTACCCCTACTTTCAAGAGCTCAGGTTTTCTAGAAGGGGAATCTGAAAGCCTAGCTTCAAATCCAAGGTATGCCATTATAGGAcctgtgtgatgctaggcaagttactttgactctttggatctcagtttcctcatctgttaaaaaatgagagttggactagatgatatctgaAGTCTCTTTCATGTATCTTTAAATCTATTAGCCTATGAGTGTAATTCAAATCTATGcaagtaccaaaaaaaaaagttttatagaaTTATATTATCTTAGAGTTAAATGATACCTCAAAGTTAATCTAAATCAACCCTTCATCtacgttcatccttcattttcaatggagaccatgacatcagagaaatgatgacgtgacttgcacttgactttgttttgagtgagggagggctgtgcagatcaccagcctcacttctcctccagagccatctgaatccagtgaccagatattcatcaggatgactggagatgacccaggatgcaaagggaggCCTTGGCCTATTTGGGTACTCCCTTAGAGTGAGGTAccatccattcagtgaatagacctctttaagaaataatcagggaatgagccctttaatgagcaaaagaaaaaaataggtacaTGAAAGTGGAAGCGGAAgggcaacagttactattgataattactCTGAAGCCAAGAGGGTCCAGAAAAGAGCCATTAAGtagagtttgggcagggacctattgttgcgtgttctatgagcttcagagtgcactgggtttaagctTTTGGGAaaggcaggacaggacaggaacaaaggaaggaaggaaggaaggaaggaaggaaggaaggaaggaaggaaggaaggaaggaaggaaggaaggaaggaaggaaggaaggaaggaagggagaggaggcctGTAAGCCCCAAGTTCACTGGGCACCTGAAACATGAATTCCCTCTACAGCAACTCTGACTAGCGATAATCCAGCCTCTGATTTGGAGCATAATGTGAAGGTGGGCTCATTACTTCATGAGCAACCCTGTTCCAGCTTTAGATAGTTCTAATTATCATTAAGAGCTTTTCAtacaataataaatgcttgttgaactgaactgtACCACAATCTGCCTCCTTCAGTTCCCACCCATCCATCCTACCTAGTTCCTTCCTTTGAGACCTAttgcagaacaaatctaatctctcattttttcttttatgcagTCCTCTTACCAGCATATGCTCAGCCAGCCAGCCTTCTTCCTTAGCAATCCTGCTTGCTATGCGGAGGGCAAAGCACTTTTTCCCCAGGAGGGAGTTTCCACCATAACCACTTCCAAAGGAAATGATTTCTCGGCGATCAGGGATGTGAGCAATGAGGGTCAATTCTGGATTACAGGCCCAGTTGTTGACTAAAGGTTCTATGAAACATGATACAGGCAAGTGAGTATCAACTCCTCTGAATGGAATGTGCCTAAAATTTGGCTAAAGATCAAACAAGTACACTCACTTTTTAAAGGTAAAGGGCAGCCCACAGAATGGAGACATTTTACAAATTCCCCATTTCCCAGTGCTTCTAAGACTGGTGTTCCCATGCGGGTCATGATCTTCATGCTGGCCACTACATAGGGTGAATCTGTCAGTTCAATGCCAATCTTTGACAGAGGAGAACCAATGGGACCCATGCTGAAAGGAATGACGTACATTGTTCGGCCTATGGAACAAGAAAGAGTAGATGAGAAATAACACAGAAAATCTCAGACTTAATTTGAAGAATTCTTGCAAAGTTTTGTTAAAAGCTAACAGCCACATATAAATTATTTCCTGCTTGGAATATCCTATCTTCCCCAAAATACAACTCTGATCAGCAGATTTAAGTGTATATTGAAATTAGATTAAATAGTAATATCATGACTAAACTTCACTTTGTATTACTATTTGGCATGTACATATCAGTCAGTTAAGttgcacagagtgctggatttggagccaagaagacctgattttgaatcctACTTAAgacactagctacgtgaccctaggcaaatcacaacttctcggcctcaatttcttaatcagtaaaatgaagatgataataatagcaccttcctcacaggacctgcacagccctccctcactcaaaacaagtcaagtgcaagtcatgtcattatttctctgatggcatggtcttctttggcaacaaaggacaaacacatacacaccttaaaataccatatacatgctagctatcatcattattaccattattaatatatactatatatacttcaACATAATAACATAATAAGTATGCTTCTTGAGTTTAGAATTTTTatgtgtaaaaattttaaataccagAGGCAACTATATTATGTTTTTAGCAAAAACATATTATGCTTATTATGCTTAGAATTTTAATGGTAGAATAATCATGGAAAATTATACTAGCATCTTGTCATATTAAGTGCTTTATTCACCTTTCATGCATCCCGGAAATCTGGCATTGAAGGCTTTCTCAAAGTCTTCCTCTGACATCCAGCGACCCAGTTGGCTAATCCCAGTCTGGGGGATTGGTACTGTGTCTCTTTGCTCCTGGGTAACGATGACAGTTTTGCTTTCGATTCTGGCCACATCTCTGGGATCAGTAAGAGCCAACCAGCTGGCAAAAGTCAAGAATGTATATGTTATTATTGCAGAAAGTTGAGACAGTGAATAAATTTTAATATAAGTGTGTACACACAGGGCTTCTTTCAATGAAATGCATAAAAATCTCAGGCAGAAGAGAGCAGATGAACCTCATGAAAATATAACTGATGTAAGTGGGAAATGGTTTAGAAGCGGACTCTGTCAGAGTCTTCCCTCCTTCACCTCTTTCAGTAGTGGCTTAATAAACATCTGTGGAATGAATGTATAAATGAATGAGAACTTTTTAAAAGGCTCAGGGGGTTTCAGAAAATCAGTATATAAACGACAGAGTCAAACAATAGTTCATTAAAGAGCCTTCATTCCAAGACACGAAACGAGAGAGAATTCCGGTTAGGATTCTCAGAGTTTCCTTTCCTTACCAATTGTCATACTTCTTCAATTTCTTGATCATGCCTTGTTCTACCATACTGTCAAGAAGGTTCTTATTCTCTTCCTCAGAACCATCACAGATATGGATTTTGTCTGGCTGGCACAACTGGGCATTGCTTTCCACAAAGTCTCGCACTTCTTGGGATAAGGTGTCTAGACTACCTTGGACGACTTGAGCAGAGTGGTTCATGTTATTCGGCATCTCCGGAGGCATGACCAGGCTGGCAGAATGGATGGACAGGCAGAAATGATCTGCACAATCTAAAAATGAGACAACAAAGACCTTTTGGTTAGCCTCAAAGGAGCTTTCAGCATTCTGTCTGAATTCTGTATCACTAGACAGCTATTggatctgt from Notamacropus eugenii isolate mMacEug1 chromosome 1, mMacEug1.pri_v2, whole genome shotgun sequence includes these protein-coding regions:
- the PCK1 gene encoding phosphoenolpyruvate carboxykinase, cytosolic [GTP]; this translates as MPPEMPNNMNHSAQVVQGSLDTLSQEVRDFVESNAQLCQPDKIHICDGSEEENKNLLDSMVEQGMIKKLKKYDNCWLALTDPRDVARIESKTVIVTQEQRDTVPIPQTGISQLGRWMSEEDFEKAFNARFPGCMKGRTMYVIPFSMGPIGSPLSKIGIELTDSPYVVASMKIMTRMGTPVLEALGNGEFVKCLHSVGCPLPLKKPLVNNWACNPELTLIAHIPDRREIISFGSGYGGNSLLGKKCFALRIASRIAKEEGWLAEHMLIMGITNPEGKKKYLAAAFPSACGKTNLAMMNPTLPGWKIECVGDDIAWMKFDDQGNLRAINPENGFFGVAPGTSVKTNPNAIKTIQKNTIFTNVAETSDGGVYWEGIDEPLGPGITLTSWKNKEWTPEDGEPCAHANSRFCTPANQCPIIDPAWESPEGVPIEGIIFGGRRPVGVPLVYESMSWQHGVFVGASMRSEATAAAEHKGKVIMHDPFAMRPFFGYNFGKYLAHWLSMAQRPATKLPKIFHVNWFRKDKEGKFLWPGYGENSRVLEWIFNRINGEDNAKLTPIGYIPSEDAFNLKGLTDINMTELFSISKEFWEEEVEEIEKYLEVQVNTDLPYEIEREISALKQRISQM